Within the Malus sylvestris chromosome 4, drMalSylv7.2, whole genome shotgun sequence genome, the region ATGTTGATAAGTTATAGatccagtcgtacaggtcacgttaggtgacttcgactggCATACTACTTTATATTGGTTTCACACATGGCTTACATCGTTTAGTGCTGAAatattatgacatggcatacGTCAGTTTTCACTGGCCTTGTGCATTGGTTTTTCGTATGTAGTagtattttctggaaactatacgggttttacggagaggggttattatgttcataAAGCTAAATATGTTTTCAAACGCTCTGTTTTTCCCCACTCACcattctgttttgcgcccctccagttCTAGGTAGTTGTTCatctttggtggctcacgaggactaCTCTGCGGTTCTGACGTTCTACTAAATAAAAGTAGGGATCTTCTCCAtgtttgtataattagtacttagtTAGTTCGACTACACTTTCGTTTTACCTATGCTCTGATATGCATGTATCTTATATTTGATCACTTTCACACACTTACATAGTATCTCTAGTTAAATAAGTTTaggtttggtttttaattattcacatTTCTTTTATTAGTATCACTTTTGTTGCGCCCTTGACTACGTCACCCTCatgtgatggccagcatgcctcgactcCAGTTAGGGTGTGTCATAAAAGAACTAACTTTATTTGTCCAAAAAAGGAGTTCAAAATGTTTAAGATGCCCCCTCTTAGTTAAATTTCTAGTTTCGTCCCTGGGTGTATCAAGGATTGGTTGCCAAGTTTTGAACGGATAAAGCATCACAGAGATCACTTGGAGAACAAATTTGGCAGCGGCCAACTTCTGAAGTACACTTCGACAACATAATAAAAGTTTTACACCTAAATTTAGCTTAGATTttttggaactttaacgaaaagcacccggtactgttcactttaacgaaaaacaacatttttacactaaaaagtcaatcctggtactattcactttaccctttattttgtctttatcattaaaactcaaagttttcaatccattttcattagttttccttagattTTTCGTTACGATGTTTTGGCACAAAAGTGCATTACAAGGGCTTCAAGCAATGGACCAGATGATGGTGGTGTGGCATCTTCAAGAATTTCCTAGGGAGTCTGACCTTGGAACTTATCAAACTTGGCAGGAATTCTTGAAGAAGACTTGGTGAGTGAAATTGCAGTACAGCCATTGAACATAGAGTGAGAAGAATATAAGGGTAAATGTGTGGTGGAGATTGAGTTGGGGAAATGTGTGGTAGAGGTTGAGTTACCCACTGATactcattttcatttttcactcACCTTCTTAATTTTCAGCTATCAAattgaattaaagaaaatcaaatgactGAGATTAATAAGCGGACGACGTGTAAGAAGAAAACACACCCCTTTTGTCCACTAGCATTTACCTTTTGCAATTAGTGTTGCATCTTATTAAGCGACAACGTGAAACTACGCGTGTTTTTCCTTCTCACTGACTAGGCCTATTGGGCCATTTTCGATATGGTCCACCGAGAAAATTTTGATAGCCGTTGGAAAGAAAGAGCTCCCTTCCATTTAAACCGACGGCTCAGATTCACTCAATTCAAACTTCAATGCAATCAAAACCCCACCCTCACAAATCCCTCCGGTCCTGAAAGCAaacgctctctctctctagctctcTGAGATCTTCGTCTAAATTCActaccccctctctctcttctagaACTCGCGTTCTTGCTGTGATTCGAATCCATGGAAGGTACTCTCCTGagtgtcctctctctctctctcttcagttatttcatgttttttgatttaatttcttcttaaatCGTCGAGCGAGCGGTGTAATAATCGCAAATTTTTCTGCTTTAATTCAGATCAAACGGTGGAAATGTTCCCCCAAATCTGCAAAGACGTCGTTCCAGATCACGACTCCAAGTCCTCTTCGACCTCTGGCGCaggttgtgtttttgttttatttaattcaatttgccccctttttaattttttgaattacAAGAAAACGTTGAATTTGAGGTTTGGATTCGATTAGTAATGCttcttaaagttttaattttattttccagCCCTAGAAAATGTAGAATTGGGAAATTTTCTAATCCGATTTCGTCCTTTTCTTCAGTTAAAACCCTAGAGACAATTACAACCCAGTTGGACTGTGACGTGAGCAACAGAGGTGGGTAATTTCTGGAATTCTTGGTTTTTcaatctttaatttattttttaatagaaattgGGAATGCTTTCAACTGAACTGTTACATTCTGAATTTCAATTGAGTAATTGAGTTGtaaagaaaatggaaatggttaatttttttagtgGTCGTTTAATTCAGGCTCTAAGTATAACATTGTTTTCAGAATGTACTCCAGATATTGCTACCGAACCCGCCGATGGTGATTCTGATTTGATTGGTGAGAGTAGCACGTCGAAGGGAACTGAAGAAGGTTCTCCAGGTCAGATGGTTCTTCCAGTTTTGCAGAAGATCACTGATTTGACTACCAAAATTCAGGTGATTCTTGAATATAGCATTGTATTTTGTTTACGTCACTTTGAGGAAAGCTTAGAAAGTGAATGGAAGCATTTGTATATTCtttctgttttgaatctttCGACAAATGCAATAATCGTTTTCGGTTTTGTTCTTATTCTTTAGGATTTGAagagagagcacactgccttgTCTGTCGAAGTCAAGCTCACAACGAATTCCTTTCCAGACCCTGCAGTTCTAAACACCATTCAGCTTCTAAGTGAGCTTTTTATTTTGATCACTCACAATTATTTTCTAACTTTCTTTCTCTTGTTGATTGTAATTTGTTGTTTCTGGATATCTAGGTATTGAACATGAACTTTTAAAGAAGAAGTACCTAGATGAGTCGTCTGAGCGAAAGAGACTATACAATGAAATGATTGAGCTTAAAGGCAACATCCGAGTTTTCTGCAGATgtagacccttgaatcaaactGAAATTTCAAGCGGATCAGGTTCCGTTGTTGAATTCGAATCCTCCCTAGACAATGAGTTACAGGTCATTTGTTCTGATTCCTCCAAAAAGCAGTTCAAGTTTGACCATGTTTTCAGACCTGAGGACAATCAAGGTACCTGAGAACTCATACTGATTTTGTAATTGCACTGCCTAATACTTAGCAGTTGATTTTGTTAGGATGAATAACTTGTAGATAGACTTTGAATCGTTCATATTGAGCTTTTCAAATGTGCAGAGGCTGTTTTTGCTCAAACGAAACCTATTGTGACTTCGGTGTTGGATGGCTACAATGTCTGCATTTTTGCCTACGGACAAACTGGAACTGGCAAGACCTTTACAATGGAGGGTACTCCTGAAAACAGAGGTGTTAACTACAGGACTCTGGAGGAGTTGTTTCGGATTTCAAAAGATAGAGGTGGCTTCATGAGATATGAGCTATGTGTTAGTATGCTAGAAGTCTATAATGAGAAGATAAGGGACCTCTTGGTTGATAACACAAATCAACCGACAAAGAAGTGAGTTTTCTTCTGCTTTGATGTTAACTGAGTAGACTTTGCAATGAGATATGAGCTATGAGCTATGAGCTATTGGCAATCTTAAGAATCTTAGTTGGAGGATATGTAATGTTGATTCATGATAGGTGTACTTATTTTGTGTTTATCTGTTCAAAGGTTGGAAATAAAGCAATGTGCAGAGGGAACCTTAGATGTTCCAGGACTTGTTCAAGAGCGTGTTTATGGCTTTGAAGAGATGTGGGAACTGCTAAAGTCTGGAAGCCAAGCTAGATCTGTTGGATCTACCAGTGCTAACGAGCAGAGCAGCCGCTCTCACTGGTAACTTTCATGCTCGTAATCTCCTTAATGTCTTCATTGTCAGAGTCTAAATTAAATGCTGAGGCACGCATACACTGAATGTTTCAAATCAGggagaaaataaagaaacaagaggcaaccaatttttctttctatggTTTCATTCAACATTCAGTGAAAATTTGTTTTCTGCAGCTTGTTGCGGGTGACAGTGAAGCGGGAGAACTTGATAAATGGGCAAAAGACAAGGAGTCAACTGTGGCTCGTAGACTTGGCTGGCAGTGAGCGTGTGGGGAGGATTGATGTTGAAGGTGAAAGACTGAAGGAATCTCAGTTTATAAATAAATCTCTCTCGGCCCTTGGCGATGTTATCTCATCCCTTGCATCTAAAACAGCCCACATTCCTTACaggcaactctctctctctctctctctctctctctctctctctctcacacacacacacacaaagattTGGTTTCCATATCTAAACTTCTCTTCTTTTGCAACAGGAATTCAAAGCTTACTCATATGCTGCAGAGTTCTCTAGGTGAACCTTTATAGTAATATTTCACTTCAATGTGAGTGGCTCCTATAAATTGGTTATACATGCatgattttaattaaaatttgatttgcaGGAGGAGATTGCAAAACCTTGATGTTTGTCCAAATCAGCCCAAGTGCCTCAGATCTTGGAGAGACACTGTGTTCACTGAACTTTGCCAGTCGGGTGCGGGGAATAGAGAGTGGCCCTGCTCGCAAACAGGCAGACCTCAGTGAGCTGTTCAAGTACAAACAAATGGTACGTGTTATAAGTTAAAGTATACTTTTGTTCTAGTTTATCTTGGtttcaaattacaaaaatttTAATATCCAATTTAACAGGCTGAGAAGGCTAAACATGACGAGAAAGAAACCAAGAAACTACAGGACTGCATACAGTCTCTGCAGTTGAGGCTTGCTGCGAGGGAACACATTTGCAGGAGTCTACAAGAAAAGGTAATCTATCTTCAAGATGACAACTCATGGGATTTATTGAACTTCTCGTTGTTCATTGTTACATAACTGAAGTTTTTTTGGTAGAATCGAGACCTTGAGAACCAGTTGGCTGAGGAAAGGAAGACCAGACTGAAACAGGAGACTAGAGCTTTTGCAGCTGCTTCTCATCAGTCTTCAGCATCATCATTCCGGAAACAAGGAGCCCAGAAGACTGTTGCAGAGAAGAAGCCGCCTTTGGCTCCTCCAAGATCGAGGCTACCTCTGCGAAGAATTTCCAACTTCATGCCCCCACCTTCATCTGCTTTACCTCCCAAAAAAACCAGCTCTACAACTTCCGTCCCATTTTCAGTGGGTGGCAAAGAAAATATCTCCACAACAGCACTAGCAGGAAGAAACCAGAAAAGCCTAGTTTTACCGAGAAGAATCTCCATTGCTGTCAGACCTCCAACTGCAACAACACAACAGGTTCTTCAGCCTAAGAGACGCGTCTCCATTGCTACCTATCGCCCTGAGCCAAGCTCTCACATGACAACACCCCTCCACACCTCTGCCTCTCTATCCAACAGTGACAGACCATCGTTCGCAAGGGATCCACGAAGGGCACGGTACTCAAGGTTGTTCTCCCCAATGCCTGAATTGAAGTCGGAAGCAGAGACAACACCAACCACAATGAGGAGAAGCAGCAAGTTCATGGGTAGTCCCCCGACATTAGCTGGTTCAGTCAGAGCAGCGAGGCATCCAGCAGCTGTTGCACTACTACGGAAACCAGTAGTTTGGAGTCCTCTCAAGCTGAGAGCCATGAAAAACAGAAGGCCATCACTGTTACTACCTCCCCCGGGTTTCAAATGACATGCAATGAATCAATTCGTCATTGTCTATTTTGAAACACCTTGAAACAGTAaatgttcttgttttctttttctacctTAGAGCTTTTGTGATAGTACTGAAAATGTATGCTTCTTGCCTACTAATCATTCATTTCGTTGTTGAAGCACTTTGTAGCGTTTCCTTGTTGAACCAAGAAAGTTTCGATTTCAAGAATCGAATGATAACCTTCACAAATTAGAATTATAATTCAATTTGCAATGAGAAAACATGAAGATCCATTGGCCATGAACCATCTTCGCCGGGTCGCCTGGTGGGATGGCACATAGGAATGGGTGACGGGTATCCGTTCGCTCATCCCTACACATCTATCTTTACTGATATTTTAAATCTACTTTCTTAATTAGTTGGGTAAAAATTTCCACATCAACTTTACGCAACTGCAAAAGTCAATTTTCACAACATTAAAGATAAGTTATTCATGAGCAGTTCAAAAGGGTAAAGACGATATTTTCTTAGTGAAAGTagaaaatgaaattacaaaatatgtgatgcaaattcgtacataGTATCCATCGAGGTTCATGGAGTGCAGCTGTACAATAACTAAAAGTAAGAAAGAGTACCAACCGTTAGATCTTATTTTTCGTCAAACACTGACCGTCAGATCTATGCGCAATCACTGGTTCTCCATTTAAGAGGGGAAAAGTTCACGTCTAAATTGAAAACGAAAAGTAGCCGTTTGCGTGTGATTGATTGGAGAAATTCGACCGTTGGACTCGAAAAgagaaacataaacaaaaatccGTTCGAACTCCGTTTGACTTCATCACTTAGGAAGACAAGCCGCGAAGGCCAAAAGGGAaaccaaagagagagagagagagagagagatcttgGAGACCCACTTCCCACTGAGAGTTGCTGTGTGTGTCTTGAGTAATAAAATGGTTGCGAGATCTTGGAGACCCACTTCCCACTGAGAGTTGCTGTGTGTGTGTGCCTTGAGTAATAAAATGGTTGCGAGAACCCCACCAAAGCAGAGGAAAATGGTAGCCCTTCTCGATCCTCTTCTCCTCAGAGAAACGGTGAAGAAGGTGAGGGCTACTTCAACTTTTtccttcaaaacaaaaaaacccagaaTTCAAAGTTCAGTTCTTTGTATTTCCGGCATCGACCTTTGGTGGAATTTGAACATCTCCCGTGGATTTTCTTGTGTTTTGAACTAATGGGGTTGTGTTGTTTTGTGGGTTTGTGAAGGTGGATAGATGCATGGCTCGGTTGCAGGAGCTGCAGTACACAGTTTCGGGCGGTACGAAGGTGATTTCTGGAGTGAGTCTCAGCCCAAGGAGCACTCGATGTTATCTCAGGACTAGCCTCCGATGTAAACAAGAAACTGCGAGGTAAGAATTTGACTTGAATTTGATCTGTAGAAACCAAGAAAAAAACggcttttcatttttatttggttttttcattagttttggtCAATTTTGAGATTGAAACTCAATTGGGTTTTTTAACTTATGCAGGATTAAAGGTTCAGCCCCTAGAAAATCTCCTGTTGGCAAGTTTCCTGCAAATGCAggaggtctctctctctctatctctctctctctctagatttggGGCAAATGGCTAACTAgacgatattctaaactactttAATTGCGAGGAGGGGACTCTAACTCAGTGCAAAGGGTCCGGCGGCACGACCAACTAACCTAACTTGCatcgaaaaaagaaaaatttccaTTCTGACCTGATCTGGAACTAAATAGAGCGAGATTTTGTTGAATTGGGCAATAACATCATTGCTATTATATTTCAGGGGAGTGGCAGAGAATGTCGCTGCCTGCAATGCTGGTCGGCGAAACAGTCGGAGAAATTCTACAAGCAAGCAAGTTTGCAAGAGAAATAGTAGCAGCAGTTGGTAAAAAACCCCAGAAAACCACTTCAGAAGACCCCAAAACCCCAATGACACAACAGAGGAAACAGAGGCAAAACCCCGAAAACACAGAGCTCAGAgccagaagaaagaaggagaagcACAACAAGTCTCAATCCACTCGATCAGAGTCCCGTTCCCCGATACTCCAACGGGCTCGTTCCAGGATCAATTTCAAGGTCTCACCTCCACacaagagagaaatggagaaagAAAACAACAGATACTTGGCAAACAGAGTGTCTCCGAAAAATAGGCCATGGGCAAAAAAAAGCGTGTTGTTTCCCAACCCTTTGTTTTCGGCTTCGGATTCTTCTCAGCAGCAGAAGTTCTGCAGAACAAGATCACCAATCATTGGTAGAAATGATGGCAGTAATAATAGGCGACGGATTCATACTCCGCACAAGTTCTTGATCAAGTCCCCGCCTTCTGCTTCGAAATTTCCTTCACCTTCCAAGTTTCAGCTCAAGATCAGGAGCCCTCCATTGGTTTCTTCTCTGTCTCCACCGAAGATGTCAACTGCCTCGAAACTTCGCAGGTCATTTTCTCCTTCGAGATTGGCAACTAGGTTGGTGTCTCCATTGAAGAGCAGAAAGAGCTTGCAGAAGAGTAGCGAGGGAGGACTAGTAATGCCTGGTTTGAAACAGCGTCCAACGTCCTCGATTCCAATGGGAATTTCAGCTCGGAGAATTTGAGAAACGTCTGAGAAATCTGCATACATTGGCTTGGTTTGATTCTTTTATACCAGATATTTTCTTGATGTCCATAGTTTCGAATTTTCATTGTTCAACTTTTTCTTATGCGTGTGAATTTGTCATTCCATTTTTTCAACTACTTGAGATCAAATTTTCGTTCTTTTCTGTTGGTTAAGAGCCTTCACCCCTACACTCGAAGTCCTTAGATTCCCGCTCCCCTCACTATCACTTGTATCTGTAAACTTTGTACAATCTCTGTATCAAGAGCCTGAATGGTGACATCGAAAGAGCTGGGGAATGGACGACCAGTGTGTTGCGGCTCACTGTGTTGCTTCTTTGTCAGGTCAATGGACGACCACTCTCCCTGGTTTTTGTTCTGAACAAGGATGGCCTTCCTTGTCCTCCAAGTTTATTTTGGTGGCCTTTTGTAGGCTGTTCTTTCTGGGTAGTTACTGTTTTAGCTAGTTaggtcagagagagagagagacagagagagagacagagacagagagagcgAGAGACCAAGAGACCGAGATTACTACAAACATGAACCATTCTCTCTATCAATCACAAAAATCAGAAGCACACATCAAAAGTGGCATTCTATACTATCCTGTGCCATAGGATCCAGAGTACTAAATCAATAATACAATTTCTATGCACCGGATACCAAACACGAAAACATGTATAATTCCCCCGCCCCAAAAAGAATACATTCGCATCCAACAATTTTATACAGGCATGCTTACAGTAGCTTGGCCTTTGGTAGGACACACAAGCAATACCACTCACTATAGGTGGTGGTTGCACAAAGAGGCATTGAATTTGGACGAATCAGATGTTGCAGCACTGTGGAGCTGGATTCCGGAAAGCCGGAGAACCAGAGACATTTTACTGCTAAGACTGAAACTCCAACTCCAAAGATGAATTCCCAACAGGAAGCTATGACTGACTTCCACGTCATTTGCCTGGAGAAGCAAACCTAGTACGTTCTCTCTGCCTATTTAAACCTCGATCCTTCGGAGATGATGTCTTCCCCCCTACACCTGCTTGGCGCATCATCTCTGCAAAACCACAGAAATTTGATAAAAGCATTTTACGTTAAGTGACGGTCACTAAACTACGTATAAGATGGTTTGTTGGTTTATATGCTTAAGTTTGTACAACTAAACTTCAGACGATATGTATTTATGGAGATATAATCTTTGTGGGcaaatcaaaagccaatcaaAATCCCACAACTTCAGGACTATTCACgtcaatcaacataaaagcttaaAATGGTTGTAACCCCAGAATGCAGACAGTCCTTCAAACTTTAACAGATATGACGGAGCACAAAAGGCAGCTGCTATAATAACCCTATATAGTGGGAATTAGAAACCACACGAGGAAAAGAAAACTCTACCTCGCTTTCTTGCAAGctcaagatcaagctcttctttCCACTTCCTCTCTCTTTCAGAGGAGCTTATACTGTGAGAAGTATCATATATCAGGTTACTCAAAAGGGTAgcaagaaaggaaagaaaaaaaacaatcaaatgacATGAACTGACCTTGGACTGCCTGGCTCTTGCTGACTGCGTGGAGGTGATGGCATGTCCTGTGCAATTTGAACATTTGCATTGCCAATATTTGAAACGCGCCTGGCATTGCTCCCAGGGCTTCCAGTAATAAGAGCATCAGCTACTCCCCGACTAGGTGATCTACTTTTGGGAGGTAATTTCAAGTACCTTGAGGTGCGTTCATCAGGCGAGTTATCCGCAAAATTTGGAGAGCAAATTACATTCAAGCTGTTGTAGAACTCTTCAAATAATGGCGTTTGCAGCTTTTTTAGTTCTAGGGCCTGAGATTTTGAACAACCACACAGTTCAGAATAATCAAGTccaaaccaaaatttacaaAAGTATGACTTCACAAACATAGAAGACACCTAATCCTGACTCCAACCAAAACTGTACCTTCTCATCCAAAAATGCCGTGATTTTTGATTCAGTAAGTATATCATCTTCCTCCACAAGTGATGCACCGCAAGGAAATGAAAAACCTTTATCTCCGTCTCCAATTGTTCCGCAGTTTCCGGCAGGAAAATCAATTTGGTGAGTGGTATCCAGATCCGTTCCGTTTTGttctttttctaaatttccACCAAACTTGCACACCGACTCATCATCAGTGGGTTCGCACATTGGGTTAAAACTCTAACACAACAGAATAGCATGCAAACAGTTAGTTTCTGAATTTCTTGAATGATTAAAACTTATATAACTCATGAGGGCTCAAATTCATTTACCTTGATGTTGCCAAGCATCAAAGAAGAACCGAGCTTTACTTCGCCCACCATAGTATCGTCTTTGTCATCAATCTGACACATGTCATCATCACAGCTGTTTCTTCCCCAAATGGGTCTGCTTTCCAGGAACTCGTTAGGATGTGTAGTTGAGTGTTGCAAACTGCCCAAATTACACATATCATCTGAATCGGGGCAAGTTGACATCTCACTGCAACAAAATTGATGCTACCATgtcaaaaggctccaaaaagtcATAGCAACCATTTTCTGATTTTGCAAGTTCCAAAGAAGCATAATTGTAATACTTACAAGGTGTGCAGGTTGGGAGAATATGATGGAGATCGGAGTTCTGAATCTTCCTGATGATAGCAAGTTAAGCGTCACTAAAAAGATTTAAATGGTGAAAAACAAACACAACATTTTCCAACACCTCACTCAATACCATGACAGAAGTACGAAAAACAGGATGAGATTCCATATGTTC harbors:
- the LOC126619035 gene encoding mitogen-activated protein kinase kinase kinase NPK1-like isoform X2, whose product is MQDIFGSVRRSLVFRTASENEDSPGGTLVDRINSCIRKSRVFSKPSPPLPLPAMAKENAPPIRWRKGELIGCGAFGRVYMGMNLDSGELLAVKQVLIAANSASKEKAQAHIKELEEEVKLLKNLSHPNIVRYLGTVREEDTLNILLEFVPGGSISSLLGKFGSFPEAVIRTYTNQLLLGLEYLHKNGIMHRDIKGANILVDNKGCIKLADFGASKQATISGAKSMKGTPYWMAPEVILQTGHSFSADIWSVGCTVIEMATGKPPWSQQYQEVAALFHIGTTKSHPPIPEHLSFEAKDFLLKCLQKEPHLRSVASELLQHPFVTGEHMESHPVFRTSVMEDSELRSPSYSPNLHTFEMSTCPDSDDMCNLGSLQHSTTHPNEFLESRPIWGRNSCDDDMCQIDDKDDTMVGEVKLGSSLMLGNIKSFNPMCEPTDDESVCKFGGNLEKEQNGTDLDTTHQIDFPAGNCGTIGDGDKGFSFPCGASLVEEDDILTESKITAFLDEKALELKKLQTPLFEEFYNSLNVICSPNFADNSPDERTSRYLKLPPKSRSPSRGVADALITGSPGSNARRVSNIGNANVQIAQDMPSPPRSQQEPGSPSISSSERERKWKEELDLELARKREMMRQAGVGGKTSSPKDRGLNRQRERTRFASPGK
- the LOC126619035 gene encoding mitogen-activated protein kinase kinase kinase NPK1-like isoform X1; protein product: MQDIFGSVRRSLVFRTASENEDSPGGTLVDRINSCIRKSRVFSKPSPPLPLPAMAKENAPPIRWRKGELIGCGAFGRVYMGMNLDSGELLAVKQVLIAANSASKEKAQAHIKELEEEVKLLKNLSHPNIVRYLGTVREEDTLNILLEFVPGGSISSLLGKFGSFPEAVIRTYTNQLLLGLEYLHKNGIMHRDIKGANILVDNKGCIKLADFGASKQVVELATISGAKSMKGTPYWMAPEVILQTGHSFSADIWSVGCTVIEMATGKPPWSQQYQEVAALFHIGTTKSHPPIPEHLSFEAKDFLLKCLQKEPHLRSVASELLQHPFVTGEHMESHPVFRTSVMEDSELRSPSYSPNLHTFEMSTCPDSDDMCNLGSLQHSTTHPNEFLESRPIWGRNSCDDDMCQIDDKDDTMVGEVKLGSSLMLGNIKSFNPMCEPTDDESVCKFGGNLEKEQNGTDLDTTHQIDFPAGNCGTIGDGDKGFSFPCGASLVEEDDILTESKITAFLDEKALELKKLQTPLFEEFYNSLNVICSPNFADNSPDERTSRYLKLPPKSRSPSRGVADALITGSPGSNARRVSNIGNANVQIAQDMPSPPRSQQEPGSPSISSSERERKWKEELDLELARKREMMRQAGVGGKTSSPKDRGLNRQRERTRFASPGK